The genomic interval CCTCGCTCGGCCTGCTCACGGTCAACGCCCTGACGGCCGCGCACAAGGTGATAGTGCCTCTGGAGTGCGAGTTCTTCGCCCTGCGCGGTGTCGCACTGCTGACGGAGACCATCGAGAAGGTCCAGGAGCGGCTCAACCCGGAGCTGGAGCTCGACGGGATCCTCGCCACGATGTACGACTCGCGCACGGTCCACAGCCGTGAGGTCCTGGCCCGTGTGGTCGAGGCGTTCGACGACCACGTCTACCACACGGTCATCGGGCGCACGGTGCGCTTCCCGGAGACCACGGTCGCCGGTGAGCCGATCACCACGTACGCCTCCAACTCCGTCGGCGCCGCCGCCTATCGCCAGCTCGCCAGGGAGGTGCTCGCCCGGTGTCACGCCGAGTGAGTCTGCCGGGGGCCGACGAACTGTTCCGTACGACAGGGGGGATGGCGCTCCAGGCGTCCACTCCCCGGCGGGGGGCCAACGGCGAGGCCCGGGTACCGGCTCCCGCGGGGGAGCCGGACGGGGCCGAGGACGCACCGCAGTCCGTGCCCGCACAGGGCGGGGACGGCGACGGGGCCGAGCATGTGGCGGCCGACGCCGAGTCCGCGGAGGCGGGCGAGTCCCGACTCCGGGCGGCCGCCGCGGAGCGCTCCGCGCGACGTCAGGAGGCGCAGGAAGGTTCTGCCCAGGCCTCCGGCGGTGCGCAGCCGCGCGGCAAGCGCGGCCGGTCGCCCGCCCGGCGGCCCAGTGGGCGCGAGCGGCACGACGAGAAGATCACCGTGTACGTGTCGGCCGAGGAGCTCATGGATCTGGAGCACGCCCGTCTTGTGCTCCGGGGCGAGCACGGGCTGGCGGTGGACCGCGGGCGGATCGTGCGCGAGGCGGTCGCCGTGGTGCTGGCGGATCTGGAGTCCCGCGGGGACGCGAGCATTCTCGTCCGTCGGCTGCGTGGGCGCTAGCGGTAGCCTGCGGGGGCTATGACCTCGAACGACGTTCCCCCCGGCGCCGGCGCAGCTGCCGGTCGTCGGCGTGTGCTGGGGCGGGGGCCGGGCGCTCCGCGGGTCGAGCCGGGTGCGGCTCCGGTCCCGGATGAAACCGGGATCGAGATTCCGGAGCGCGGGGCTGTGCCGGTGCGGGAGCCGGAGCCCGACGCCGAGCTGGAAGCTGGGGCTTTCCCCGGGGCTGAGGCCGTTGCGGTGCCGGAGGCGGATACCTGGCCGGAGTCCGAGGCTGTGTTGGAGCCTGGGGGCGTCCGGGCGCCTGGGGCTGTTCCTGGGGTCGAGGTCGGCCCTGTGTCTGAGGGCGTCCCTGGGGCTGGGGCTGTGCCGGAGGCGGATACCGAGCCGGAGCCTGCGGCCGAGTTGGAGCCCGTGGCCGTCCGTGGGTCCGAGAGCCTTCCTGGGGCTGAGACCGTCCCGGAGCCGGTCGCGAACACCGAAACTGTGCCGGGGCCGGGGCCGGGGCCGGGGCCGGTGCCGGGACCGCAGCCGGAATCCGAGGCTGTGCCTGGGGCTGAGGTCGGTCCTGTGGCCGGGGTTCAGGGGGAACCTGCGGCCGACGGTGTCTTCAAAGTCCGTCTTGCCAACTTCGAGGGCCCCTTCGACCTCCTCCTCCAGCTGATCTCCAAGCACAAACTGGACGTCACCGAGGTCGCGCTCTCCAAGGTCACCGACGAGTTCATGACGTACATCCGGGCCATGGGGCCGGACTGGGACCTGGACGAGACGACCGAGTTCCTCGTCGTCGCCGCCACCCTCCTCGACCTCAAGGCGGCTCGGCTGCTGCCCGCCGCCCAGGTGGAGGACGAGGCCGACCTGGCGCTCCTGGAGGCCCGGGACCTGCTCTTCGCGCGGCTGCTCCAGTACCGCGCGTACAAGCAGATCGCCGACATCTTCAACCGGCGCCTCGACGAGGAGGCCCGGCGCTACCCCCGTACCGTCGGACTCGAACCGCACCACGCCGACCTGCTGCCCGAGGTCGTCATCAGCATTGGGCCCGAGGGGTTCGCGAAGCTCGCCGTGAAGGCGATGCAGCCCAAGCCCAAGCCGCAGGTGTACGTCGACCACATCCACGCGCCCCTGGTGAGCGTCCAGGAGCAGGCCGGGATCGTGGTCGCCCGGCTCCGGGAACTCGGTGAGGCCAGCTTCCGCCTGCTGGTGGAGGACGCCGACGGCACCCTGACCGTCGTGGCGCGCTTCCTGGCGCTGCTGGAGCTGTACCGGGAGAAGGCCGTGGCGCTGGACCAGGAGACCGCGCTCGGGGAGCTGGTCGTGCGGTGGACCGGCGGTGCGGGGGAGGCCGAGCCGATGGTGACCGACGAGTTCGACCGACCGCCCGAGCCGCCCAAGGAGGACAAGGCGTGAGCGAGGAGACCACCGAAGCCCCGGCGGGACCGCCGGGCGTCGCCGACCTCGATCTGAAGCCGGCCCTGGAGGCCGTCCTGATGGTCGTGGACGAGCCCGCGACCGAGGAGCACCTGTCGAAGATCCTGGAGCGGCCGAAGCGGCAGATCACCAGGGCGCTGCGCGAGCTGGCGGGGGAGTACGCCGCTCAGGGGCGCGGTTTCGAGCTGCGGCACGTCGCGAACGGCTGGCGGTTCTACACCCGGGCCGCGTACGCCCCCGCCGTGGAGCGGTTCGTCCTGGACGGTCAGCAGGCCCGGCTCACCCAGGCGGCGCTGGAGACGCTGGCGGTGGTCGCCTACCGTCAGCCGGTCAGCCGCAGCCGGGTCTCCGCGGTGCGCGGAGTGAACTGTGACGGTGTGATGCGCACCCTTCTCCAGCGGGGCCTGGTGGCGGAGGCGGGCACGGAACCCGAAACAGGTGCGATCCTGTACGTGACGACGAACTACTTCCTGGAGCGGATGGGCCTGCGCGGTCTGGACGAGCTCCCGGAACTCGCGCCCTTCCTCCCGGAGGCGGAGGCGATCGAGGCCGAGACCCAGGAAGCCGTACCGTCGTTCGATCCGGACGCCCCGGATTCCGAGGACACAGACGACAACTAGACGGAAACTTGATGCGAAGCAGCAGCGGCAGGAACAGCAGCGGAAACAACGGCGGGAGCCGTGGTGGCAACAGCGGCGGCCGCGGCGGCAGCAGCGGTGGTCGCGGCGGGAGCACCGGTGGTCGCGGTAACTACCGCGGCGCCGGCAACGACCGCGACGACAAGCAGGGCGGCCGGCCGAAGAAGCCCCGCCCCGAGGAGCGCCGCTACGACGTGGGTCCCGGCGGCACCCACGAGGGGCCGAAGTCCGGGCGCGGTGCCTCCGCGCGCGGTGGCGCCAAGGGCGGCCCCAAGCAGGGCCAGGGAACCGGACGCGGCCGTTCGGTGCCGGCGACCTCCCGTGAGTACGAGGCGCGGGCCGAGGAGCGCAACCGGGAGCGGTACGCGGGCAAGAAGGACGTGAAGCCGCCGAAGACCTTCCCGGGCGCCGAGCAGGAGGGCGAGCGGCTGCAGAAGATCCTCGCCCGCGCGGGCTACGGCTCGCGGCGGTCCTGCGAGGAGCTCATCGAGCAGGCCCGGGTCGAGGTCAACGGCGAGATCGTGCTGGAGCAGGGCAAGCGGGTCGACCCGGAGCGGGACGAGGTCAAGGTCGACGGCCTGACGGTGGCGACGCAGTCGTACCAGTTCTTCTCGCTGAACAAGCCCGCCGGCGTGGTCTCGACGATGGAGGACAACGAGGGCCGGCAGTGCCTCGGCGACTACGTCACCAACCGTGAGACGCGGCTCTTCCACGTGGGGCGGCTCGACACCGAGACCGAGGGTGTGATCCTGCTCACCAACCACGGGGAGCTGGCCCACCGGCTGACCCATCCCAGGTACGGCGTGAAGAAGGTCTACCTCGCGCACATCGTGGGCCCGATCCCGCGGGACCTGGGCAAGCAGCTCAAGGACGGCATCCAGCTGGAGGACGGGTACGCGAAGGCGGACCACTTCCGGGTCGTCGAGCAGACCGGCAAGAACTACCTCGTCGAGGTCACCCTCCACGAGGGGCGCAAGCACATCGTCCGCCGGATGCTCGCCGAGGCGGGCTTCCCGGTCGACAAGCTGGTGCGGGTCGCCTTCGGGCCCATCACCCTGGGCGACCAGAAGTCGGGCTGGCTGCGGCGGCTGTCCAACACCGAGGTCGGCATGCTGATGAAGGAAGTCGACCTGTAGTCCCTCCACGCGTGTGTGCGGCCGGTTCCGGAATCCTCCGGGGCCGGCCGATGCGTTTTCGCCCTGCCCCTGGTCTGTATCCATGACGGAGGGAGTGGGGATGGAAGCCAGGAGCGGAAACCTTGGCGGGACGTGTTCGGCAGCGCTGGAGGGCCGCGTGCGGCCTTCGCGGCCTGTCGGGCTCCCCGGGGTCCAGGAGGTGCCTGTGAGGTCGCTGACGGGCGGCTGCAGCGGTCCGGCGGGGGCATGCCTGGTGACGGCAGGCTGGGCGGAGGTGCCGTCATGAGCGCGGGGGAGTTGCTGGAGCGCTCGCTCGCCTACGCGCTGGGCAGCGTGGCGGGGGCGCAGCGCGTGGGTCTCGGCACGGGCACACCGTGCCCCGAGTGGGATCTGGGGGAGCTGCTGGAGCATCTCGACGACTCGCTGGACGCGCTGTACGAAGGGCTGAGCGGGGCGCGGATCGGGCTGCTCCCGCACGCCGACCGGGTCTGCGGCTTCCGCACCCGCGCGTGTGCCGTGCTCGGCGCCTGGGCCGCCGGGCCGCCCGAGGAGGTGCTGGTGGGTGAACGCCCGCTGGACGTGCGGGTGATGGCCGCCGTCGGCGCCGTCGAGATCGCCGTGCACGGATGGGACGTGGCCCGGTCCTGTGGTCGGCCGCGGCCCGTTCCCGAGGGCCTCGCGGTCGAACTCCTGTCCGTCGCCCGGTGCGTGGTGGGGGAGGAGGACCGGGGTGTGCGGTTCGGCGCACCGGTCGCCGCACCGTCCGGCGCACCTGCCGGGACACGGCTCCTCGCCTTCCTCGGACGGCGCTCCTAGGGCCTTGTCGAACACCCCCGCCCCCTTTATAGTCGTGATGACTATTAGTCATGCTGACCATAAAGGGGGCGAGTGCGTGTGGACTACGACAAGTACGCCCACGAACCCTTCGCCGTCACCGTCGACCTCGCCGTCCTCACCGTCGCCGAAGGCGCCCTGCACGCGCTGCTCGTGGAGCGGGGCCAGGAGCCGTACGCCGGACACTGGGCGCTGCCCGGGGGGTTCGTGCACCCGGACGAGTCCGCCGAGACGGCGGCCCGGCGCGAACTCGCCGAGGAGACCGGCCTGTCGGACCTCTCCGGGCTGCATCTGGAGCAGTTGCGGACCTACAGCGAGCCCGACCGCGACCCCCGGATGCGGGTCGTCTCCGTCGCGTTCGCCGCACTGCTGCCCGACCCTCCCGAGCCGCACGGCGGCAGCGACGCGGCCGAGGCCCGCTGGGTGCCGTACGACAAGGCGGGACCGCTCGCCTTCGACCACGACCGCATCCTGGCCGACGCCCACGAACGCGTCGGCGCCAAGCTCGAGTACACCTGCCTCGCCACCGCCTTCTGCCCGCCCGAGTTCACTCTCGGCGAGCTCCAGCAGGTGTACGAGACCGTGTGGGGCACCGCCCTGGACCGGCCCAACTTCCGCCGCAAGGTGCTCACCACGCCCGGCTTCGTCGAGGCCGTCCCCGGCGCCGCGCGGCTGACCGGCGGCCGCGGCAAACCGGCGGCGCTCTACCGCGCGGGACCGGCCGCCACCCTGCGCCCCCCTCTCCTTCGACCGTCCCCGGAAGGACGCCCCGCATGACCATGATCGTGACCAAACGCGCCGCCACCGGCACCCTCGTCGGCCTCGCCCTCGGGGACGCCCTCGGCTTCCCGACCGAGTTCAACGACGTGCGGTCGATCCTCGTCAAGTGCGGGCCGTGGCGGGAGATGGAGCTGAGCACGCCGGCCGTCGTCAGCGACGACACACAGATGACGCTGGCGGTGGGCAGGGGGCTGCGTACAGCGATGGACCGGGGGGTTCTCGGGCCCAAGCGCCTGGAGCGGCCCCTACGGGAGGAGTTCGTCGACTGGTATCAGTCGCCGGAGAACAACCGAGCGCCGGGAAACACGTGTCTGCGGGCATGCCACCTGCTCAAGAATGAGCAACTGCCCTGGCAGGACGCCAGCCAGATCAACTCCAAGGGCTGCGGCGCCAACATGCGCGTCGCCCCCGTCGGACTCGTCCCCGGACTCAGCGACGAACAGCGCGCGGGCGCCGCCCAGTTGCAGGCCGCGCTCACCCATGGCCACCCGACGGGGCTCGCCGCCTCCGATCTCACCGCACGAGCCGTACGGCTGCTCGCACTGGGCACCGCGCCGGGCGAGCTGGTGGGGCTGCTGCGGTCGTACGCGTTGGTGAACCGGGGCCAGTACCACGAGCGTTGGCTCGGCGACCTGTGGACGCGGAGCCAGGACCCGACGTCCGGGCAGTTCATCGCGCGCGGCTGGGACGAGTGCCTGGCGGTCCTCGACCGGCTCGACGACGCCGTGCGCAACGCCTCGCCGGAGGAGGACCCGTGCCTGGCCACCGGAGCGGGCTGGATCGCCGAAGAGGCCCTGGCCACCGGGCTGTTGTGCTTCCTGCAGTTCCCGGAGGAGCCGCTGACGGCCCTGCGGCGGGCCGCGTGCAGCTCCGGCGACTCCGACTCGATCGCCTGTCTGACGGGCGCCTTCGCGGGCGCCCATCTGGGAGCGGAGGCGTGGCCGGTCGAGTGGGCCGACCGGATCGAGTACGGCAGTGAACTGGTGACGCTCGGGGCGCTCTGGGACTCCTGAGGCCTCAGCCGGTGCGCCGGGCAAGCCGGCGCGGGCTACTGCCGGAGTGCCAGATCGCGCTGGTACCAGGTGCCCGGCTTGCCGCCGAGCTCTGCCGGATCGGCCGGGCCGACCGCGACGAACCCGGCCTTGACCAGCACCTTCCGGGACGCGACGTTCTCGTGGGCGGTGGCCGCCCGCAGGGTGTGCAGCCCGTACCGCTTCGTCGCCAGCTCGCACAGTTCCAGAACGGTCGCGGTCGCCGTGCCGCGGCCGGCCACGTGCCGTGCGACCCGGTAGCCGAGTACGGCGGTGCCGTCCTCGAGGTCGTACAGATTGAACCGGCCCAGAATCGAGCCGTCCTCGGCGACCAGCACGTGGAAAACGCAGATGCCGGCCTCCTGCTCGGCCAGCAGGGCGCTGAACCGGTCGGCGAACCGGTCGAAGAAGTCGTCACCGCGGTCGGGGACCGAGGCGGCGAAGTACGCGCGGTTCGCCAGCTCGAAGGCCAGGACCGCCGGGGCGTGAGCAGCACGCAACAGCTTCAGCTCGGGCACCGCCCGACTCTAACCGGACGGTGCGCCGAGGCCGCTTTCGTAAAAGGCCCTAGGCGAGCTCGATCGAGTCCCCGCTGACCCTGATCTGCTTCTCGGGCAGCGGCCTGGTGGCCGGCGGGTTGGCCACCGAGCCGTCCGCGATGTGGAACTTGCTGCCGTGGCACGGGCAGTTGATGGTGCCGCCGGAGACACTGCTCACCTGGCAGCCCTGGTGGGTGCAGATGTCCGAGAAGGCCTTGAACTCGCCCTTCTTCGGCTGGGTGACGACGACCTTCTCCTCCTTGAAGATCTTCCCGCCGCCGACCGGGATCTCGCTCGTCTTCGCCAGTTCGGTGCCGGCCTGCACCGAACTGGACCCGGAGTCGCTGTTCTCGTTGCCGTACTCGCTGCAGCCGGCGGTCAGCGTGGCCGCGCCCGTCGCGAGAAGGATCGTGCGCCGCGTCGGGCTCTGTGTCATGTCGTGACTCCGAAGGTGCGGAAGAACCAGAGGGCGGAGGTCAGCCAGAGGATCGTGAGCGCGCTGAAGACGAGCCCGCCGACGATCGGCAGCAGCCACCCGGGAAGTCGCTCCGAGCGGAGCAGCAGCATCTTGGCACTGAACACACCGAAGAAGAAGCAACCCAGGAGGGAGTGCCACAGAACGCGTGATTCGTACGACTGGAAGCCCAGCGCGTACAGACAGTGCACCGCGACCGGGACCGCGACGAGGAACGCCACTCGGCCGGACCAGCGGTGCGCGGTGGCGGACCAGCTCGGGCCCGGCAGCTTGCCGTACACCATCAGTGCCGAGACGAGCTGTACGAGCGCGAAGAAGAACGCGACCGTCGCGAGCCATGACTTCACCGCGCCGGTGCTGCTGAAGCCGGCGAGGTTGAAGGCCGTCCCCGCCGGGTCGTGGACCTTGCCGTAGGCGCCCAGGGCGACCGCCACCGCGGCGGCGACCAGGGCCGGGATCAGATAGCGGGCCGCGCCGGGGCGGCGCTCGGGTTCGGGCGAGGGCCAGCTCTGGGTGGCCGCGTTCGGGTCGACGGTCATGATCGGCTCCCTCGGGAGGAGGTCAGGGGGTTACCGGGCGGGCCGTGAGCTGCTGTCCGTCGACCGTCACCGCACCGGTCTCGGGGTCGATCCTCGGTGCCGGGGAGGGCTTGCCGTCGCGCTTGAGGATGCCGACCTGTTCGCCGTCCGGCAGCACGATCCAGCCGCCTTCGATCCTCGCGCCGGCCACGGTGCTGTTCGCCCGGTAGAGCCCGGACGACTTCTTCGTCCTGCCGATGGTGAAGGCATGGTTCCCGCTGCCGACGTGGGCCGTGCCGCGGATCTCCTTGGTCCCCTTCACCTTGCCGTCCAGGCTCGCGCCGCCCTTTCCGGTGAGCCGCAGGCTGCCGTCGTCCTTGACGTCGCCCTGGAGCCACGACTCGATGTTGTGGCCGTCGCAGACGTACGCGATCGCCTTGTCGTCGCGCACGGTGATCGCCACCGCGGAGGAGTCGTCGTCGGTACGGCCCGTGTAGACGCCCGCGGGCACGGGGGTCCGGGCCGGGGACGGGCTGGGCGGCGTGGACGTCCGCGCCGGTGGGGTGCTGGGTGACGCCTTGGTGCTGGGTGACGGCTTCACGGACGCCGACGGCTTCTCGTACGACGACGTGGACTTCTCTCCCGTGGTGGCGTTGAGCGAGAGCATGAACAGGCCGACCAGCAATCCCGCGAGCAGGGTCAGCAACGGTCCGGAACGCTTCATGAAATGGGGCCTCCCCCGAGGCGAGTTTCCTGCCATCAGAGCGGACCCGGGGTCCCGCGTCCAGAGGCGCACGGGCGTGTTCGCACCCCTGGTAGCGGAACTGGGACATTCGGGTGACATCGGAACGGTCCGGGAGGCCGTCTCAGGAGGCGGGCGCCCCGCACCCGGCCCGCACCGGCTGACTAGGCTGGTTGTACAAAGAGCCGGGTTGTACATCAGCAAGGAGCAATGCCGTGGCGGTACGAGCGGTCCGGGGCGCCGTCCAACTCGAACAGGACGAGGCCGGCCACATGGACGAGCAGGTCGGGGCGCTGCTCACCGCCATCATGGAGCGGAACGAGCTGA from Streptomyces sp. CC0208 carries:
- a CDS encoding segregation/condensation protein A, encoding MEPVAVRGSESLPGAETVPEPVANTETVPGPGPGPGPVPGPQPESEAVPGAEVGPVAGVQGEPAADGVFKVRLANFEGPFDLLLQLISKHKLDVTEVALSKVTDEFMTYIRAMGPDWDLDETTEFLVVAATLLDLKAARLLPAAQVEDEADLALLEARDLLFARLLQYRAYKQIADIFNRRLDEEARRYPRTVGLEPHHADLLPEVVISIGPEGFAKLAVKAMQPKPKPQVYVDHIHAPLVSVQEQAGIVVARLRELGEASFRLLVEDADGTLTVVARFLALLELYREKAVALDQETALGELVVRWTGGAGEAEPMVTDEFDRPPEPPKEDKA
- the scpB gene encoding SMC-Scp complex subunit ScpB translates to MSEETTEAPAGPPGVADLDLKPALEAVLMVVDEPATEEHLSKILERPKRQITRALRELAGEYAAQGRGFELRHVANGWRFYTRAAYAPAVERFVLDGQQARLTQAALETLAVVAYRQPVSRSRVSAVRGVNCDGVMRTLLQRGLVAEAGTEPETGAILYVTTNYFLERMGLRGLDELPELAPFLPEAEAIEAETQEAVPSFDPDAPDSEDTDDN
- a CDS encoding pseudouridine synthase gives rise to the protein MRSSSGRNSSGNNGGSRGGNSGGRGGSSGGRGGSTGGRGNYRGAGNDRDDKQGGRPKKPRPEERRYDVGPGGTHEGPKSGRGASARGGAKGGPKQGQGTGRGRSVPATSREYEARAEERNRERYAGKKDVKPPKTFPGAEQEGERLQKILARAGYGSRRSCEELIEQARVEVNGEIVLEQGKRVDPERDEVKVDGLTVATQSYQFFSLNKPAGVVSTMEDNEGRQCLGDYVTNRETRLFHVGRLDTETEGVILLTNHGELAHRLTHPRYGVKKVYLAHIVGPIPRDLGKQLKDGIQLEDGYAKADHFRVVEQTGKNYLVEVTLHEGRKHIVRRMLAEAGFPVDKLVRVAFGPITLGDQKSGWLRRLSNTEVGMLMKEVDL
- a CDS encoding TIGR03086 family metal-binding protein; translation: MSAGELLERSLAYALGSVAGAQRVGLGTGTPCPEWDLGELLEHLDDSLDALYEGLSGARIGLLPHADRVCGFRTRACAVLGAWAAGPPEEVLVGERPLDVRVMAAVGAVEIAVHGWDVARSCGRPRPVPEGLAVELLSVARCVVGEEDRGVRFGAPVAAPSGAPAGTRLLAFLGRRS
- a CDS encoding NUDIX domain-containing protein; translation: MDYDKYAHEPFAVTVDLAVLTVAEGALHALLVERGQEPYAGHWALPGGFVHPDESAETAARRELAEETGLSDLSGLHLEQLRTYSEPDRDPRMRVVSVAFAALLPDPPEPHGGSDAAEARWVPYDKAGPLAFDHDRILADAHERVGAKLEYTCLATAFCPPEFTLGELQQVYETVWGTALDRPNFRRKVLTTPGFVEAVPGAARLTGGRGKPAALYRAGPAATLRPPLLRPSPEGRPA
- a CDS encoding ADP-ribosylglycohydrolase family protein; this translates as MTMIVTKRAATGTLVGLALGDALGFPTEFNDVRSILVKCGPWREMELSTPAVVSDDTQMTLAVGRGLRTAMDRGVLGPKRLERPLREEFVDWYQSPENNRAPGNTCLRACHLLKNEQLPWQDASQINSKGCGANMRVAPVGLVPGLSDEQRAGAAQLQAALTHGHPTGLAASDLTARAVRLLALGTAPGELVGLLRSYALVNRGQYHERWLGDLWTRSQDPTSGQFIARGWDECLAVLDRLDDAVRNASPEEDPCLATGAGWIAEEALATGLLCFLQFPEEPLTALRRAACSSGDSDSIACLTGAFAGAHLGAEAWPVEWADRIEYGSELVTLGALWDS
- a CDS encoding GNAT family N-acetyltransferase; protein product: MPELKLLRAAHAPAVLAFELANRAYFAASVPDRGDDFFDRFADRFSALLAEQEAGICVFHVLVAEDGSILGRFNLYDLEDGTAVLGYRVARHVAGRGTATATVLELCELATKRYGLHTLRAATAHENVASRKVLVKAGFVAVGPADPAELGGKPGTWYQRDLALRQ
- a CDS encoding Rieske (2Fe-2S) protein, yielding MTQSPTRRTILLATGAATLTAGCSEYGNENSDSGSSSVQAGTELAKTSEIPVGGGKIFKEEKVVVTQPKKGEFKAFSDICTHQGCQVSSVSGGTINCPCHGSKFHIADGSVANPPATRPLPEKQIRVSGDSIELA
- a CDS encoding DUF6529 family protein, with the protein product MTVDPNAATQSWPSPEPERRPGAARYLIPALVAAAVAVALGAYGKVHDPAGTAFNLAGFSSTGAVKSWLATVAFFFALVQLVSALMVYGKLPGPSWSATAHRWSGRVAFLVAVPVAVHCLYALGFQSYESRVLWHSLLGCFFFGVFSAKMLLLRSERLPGWLLPIVGGLVFSALTILWLTSALWFFRTFGVTT